In Rhinoraja longicauda isolate Sanriku21f chromosome 27, sRhiLon1.1, whole genome shotgun sequence, one DNA window encodes the following:
- the LOC144606738 gene encoding CCN family member 2-like, producing the protein MPGGLDARLARCLALTLALSWAGAGAEECVYPCRCDPGPQHCPVGVSVLTDGCGCCKVCARQLGDECSSLIPCDRHKGLYCELPTHNNRQGGMCLAREGATCDMGGMIYRSGETFQPSCKYQCICMDGAIGCVPFCMDDVRLPSPDCPSPRRIKIPGKCCEEWVCDTSRDQPVFNAAMAVYRQEAIYGPDSSQVRDNCIAQTTDWSACSRTCGMGISNRVTNDNRKCRLEKQSRLCMVRPCNTQLEHSIKKGKKCVRNPRLFKSMKFEFSGCTSTRSYRPKFCGACTDGRCCTPHSTTTLSVEFKCPEGDLMKKKMMFIKTCSCHRDCPSDNDIFLSTYYRRMIGDYAT; encoded by the exons ATGCCTGGTGGATTGGACGCGCGGCTCGCCCGGTGCCTTGCACTGACCCTCGCCCTGAGTTGG GCTGGAGCCGGTGCCGAGGAGTGCGTGTATCCCTGTCGCTGTGACCCGGGACCCCAGCACTGCCCGGTCGGGGTGAGTGTACTGACGGACGGCTGCGGTTGCTGCAAGGTCTGCGCTCGGCAACTGGGCGACGAGTGCAGCTCCCTGATCCCGTGCGACCGGCACAAGGGCTTGTACTGCGAGCTGCCCACTCACAACAATCGGCAGGGCGGCATGTGTCTGG CCAGGGAGGGTGCCACGTGTGACATGGGAGGAATGATCTACAGGAGTGGGGAGACTTTCCAACCAAGCTGCAAGTATCAGTGTATTTGCATGGATGGAGCAATCGGCTGTGTCCCTTTCTGTATGGACGACGTGCGTCTGCCCAGCCCGGATTGTCCCTCTCCCAGACGGATTAAGATCCCTGGAAAGTGCTGCGAGGAGTGGGTTTGTGACACGTCCCGCGATCAACCTGTCTTCAACGCTGCCATGGCAG tTTATAGACAAGAAGCTATTTATGGACCTGATTCAAGCCAAGTGCGTGACAACTGCATTGCCCAGACCACTGACTGGAGTGCCTGCTCGCGGACGTGTGGCATGGGCATTTCCAACAGAGTGACCAACGACAACAGGAAATGTCGCCTGGAGAAGCAGAGCCGGCTGTGCATGGTTCGACCCTGCAACACCCAGCTCGAGCACAGCATCAAG AAAGGCAAGAAGTGTGTCCGTAATCCAAGGCTGTTCAAGTCGATGAAGTTTGAATTTTCTGGCTGCACCAGCACGAGGTCCTATCGGCCCAAGTTCTGCGGAGCCTGCACAGACGGCAGATGCTGTACCCctcactccaccaccaccctgagcGTGGAGTTTAAATGTCCCGAGGGAGACCTGATGAAGAAGAAGATGATGTTCATCAAGACTTGTTCCTGTCACCGCGACTGCCCTTCTGACAACGACATCTTTCTGTCCACCTATTACAGGAGAATGATTGGTGACTATGCTACATAA